In the genome of Triticum urartu cultivar G1812 chromosome 5, Tu2.1, whole genome shotgun sequence, one region contains:
- the LOC125511463 gene encoding cyclin-dependent kinase A-1 — translation MEQYEKVEKIGEGTYGVVYKARDRATNETIALKKIRLEQEDEGVPSTAIREISLLKEMQHGNIVKLHDVVHSEKRIWLVFEYLDLDLKKFMDSCPEFAKSPALIKSYLYQILRGVAYCHSHRVLHRDLKPQNLLIDRRTNALKLADFGLARAFGIPVRTFTHEVVTLWYRAPEILLGARQYSTPVDVWSVGCIFAEMVNQKPLFPGDSEIDELFKIFRVLGTPNEQTWPGVSSLPDYKSAFPRWQAEDLATVVPNLEPVGLDLLSKMLRFEPNKRITARQALEHEYFKDMEMVQ, via the exons ATGGAGCAG TACGAGAAGGTGGAGAAGATCGGGGAGGGCACGTACGGGGTGGTGTACAAGGCCCGGGACAGGGCCACCAACGAGACCATCGCGCTCAAGAAGATCCGCCTGGAGCAGGAGGACGAGGGCGTCCCCTCCACCGCCATCCGCGAGATCTCGCTCCTCAAGGAGATGCAGCACGGCAACATCGTCAA GCTGCACGATGTTGTCCACAGCGAGAAGCGCATATGGCTCGTCTTTGAGTACCTGGATCTGGACCTGAAGAAGTTCATGGACTCCTGTCCAGAGTTTGCCAAGAGCCCCGCCTTGATCAAG TCATATCTCTATCAGATACTCCGCGGCGTTGCTTACTGTCATTCTCATAGAGTTCTTCATCGAGATTTGAAACCTCAGAATTTATTGATAGACCGGCGTACTAATGCACTGAAGCTTGCAGACTTTGGTTTAGCAAGGGCATTTGGAATTCCTGTCCGTACATTTACTCATGAG GTAGTAACATTATGGTACAGAGCTCCTGAAATCCTTCTTGGAGCAAGGCAGTATTCCACACCAGTTGACGTGTGGTCAGTGGGCTGTATCTTTGCAGAAATGGTGAACCAGAAACCACTGTTCCCTGGCGATTCTGAGATTGATGAGCTATTTAAGATATTCAG GGTACTCGGCACTCCAAATGAACAAACTTGGCCAGGCGTGAGTTCCTTGCCTGACTACAAGTCCGCCTTCCCCAGGTGGCAGGCAGAG GACCTTGCAACCGTTGTCCCCAATCTTGAACCTGTTGGCCTGGACCTTCTCTCG AAAATGCTTCGGTTCGAGCCAAACAAGAGGATCACGGCTAGGCAGGCTCTTGAGCATGAGTACTTCAAGGACATGGAGATGGTACAGTGA
- the LOC125511464 gene encoding post-GPI attachment to proteins factor 3-like, with amino-acid sequence MGLRRRGPPLLMLLGLAATALAASASASEGDADPLYRACFEECQRTGTLKEDSIKHCVVPTDDQPADKAWYAHEPLYLQWKEWNCNSECRYHCMMEREQEREELGLGPVKYHGKWPLKRASVFQEPLSAALSALTLLVQFNGWLSFFLLLSYKLPLRPETHATYYEYTGLWHINALLAMNSWFWCAIYHSCDTAWTEKLYLSSAAAFFGYSLILAILRTSNLRDEASRVMVAAPILAFVTTHILYLNFYELDKGLNMKVCTVISVAQLLLWTVWAAITRHPSRLKVAFVAIGGVLSLYLEAHDVPPRWGYVDGHAICLAMAIPLSYLWWSFAKEDAEMRTAAIMKKKR; translated from the exons ATGGGGCTCCGCAGGAGAGGGCCGCCGCTGCTGATGCTTCTCGGCCTGGCGGCCACGGCCTtggccgcctccgcctccgcctccgagGGCGACGCCGATCCGCTCTACAG AGCTTGCTTCGAAGAATGTCAAAGGACTGGCACCCTGAAAGAGGATTCTATCAAACACTGTGTTGTGCCGACCGATGACCAGCCCGCTGACAAGGCATGGTACGCGCACGAGCCATTGTACCTCCAGTGGAAGGAGTGGAACTGCAACAGCGAATGCCGATACCATTGTATGATGGAAAGAGAGCAGGAAAGGGAAGAGCTTGGGCTAGGGCCCGTCAAGTATCATGGCAAATGGCCTCTCAAACGTGCTTCTGTGTTTCAG GAACCTCTTTCTGCAGCTCTATCTGCCCTGACTCTTCTCGTGCAGTTTAATGGATGGCTATCGTTTTTCCTCTTGCTTTCTTACAAGCTGCCTCTTAGGCCAGAAACTCATGCCACATACTACGAATACACCGGATTATGGCACATCAACGCGCTCTTGGCCATGAATTCGTGGTTCTGGTGTGCCATATATCACAGTTG TGATACTGCTTGGACAGAAAAGCTGTATTTGTCATCAGCTGCTGCTTTTTTTGGTTACTCCCTCATCTTGGCCATACTGCGAACTTCGAATCTGAGGGATGAAGcttcaagagtgatggttgcaGCTCCAATTCTGGCTTTTGTGACAACCCACATTTTGTACCTCAACTTCTACGAACTCGACAAAG GCCTGAACATGAAGGTTTGCACTGTTATTAGCGTTGCTCAGCTCCTTCTATGGACAGTGTGGGCTGCTATCACAAGGCATCCTTCACGCCTGAAGGTCGCCTTTGTTGCCATCGGTGGTGTCCTCTCACTATACCTGGAAGCACATGATGTCCCTCCGCGATGGGGATATGTTGATGGACACGCAATCTGCCTCGCCATGGCTATCCCCCTGTCATACCTCTGGTGGAGCTTCGCCAAGGAAGACGCCGAGATGCGCACGGCGGCAATCATGAAGAAGAAACGATAA